One genomic window of Nitrosomonas sp. Is35 includes the following:
- a CDS encoding DUF4389 domain-containing protein — protein MNEEIKQRIQKRENWQRGLFMLFFMFIYGFSNSLVIGILFFQFATLILTGKTNEFLLGFSQRLSIYIHQIINFLTFNSEQRPFPFSTWPNASDTLDMIKDSSDSSRND, from the coding sequence ATGAATGAAGAGATTAAACAAAGAATTCAGAAAAGAGAAAACTGGCAGCGTGGACTTTTTATGCTTTTCTTCATGTTCATTTACGGATTTTCTAATTCATTGGTCATTGGTATCTTGTTTTTCCAATTTGCCACGTTAATACTAACCGGAAAAACGAATGAATTTTTACTTGGATTCAGTCAGCGTCTAAGCATCTATATTCATCAGATCATTAACTTCCTGACTTTTAATAGTGAGCAACGCCCGTTTCCGTTCAGCACTTGGCCAAATGCCAGCGATACCCTCGATATGATTAAAGATAGCAGTGATAGTAGTAGAAACGATTGA
- a CDS encoding NlpC/P60 family protein yields the protein MKRIISRLIIFIGISFLVSCGSLQEKPSVKQGSRPPVNKSTDSGHIKKALYSQFNEWQGVRYQRGGMSQRGIDCSGFVHLTFKSKLGMHLPRTTRMQMMVGKEIRKNDLRAGDLIFFKTGPSSNHVGIYLEKNKFLHASEKKGVTISRLDHVYWQSNYWKSVRI from the coding sequence ATGAAAAGGATTATTTCTCGGCTTATTATATTTATTGGCATCAGCTTCTTGGTGAGTTGTGGATCCCTTCAGGAAAAACCTTCGGTAAAACAGGGCTCGCGCCCACCAGTCAATAAATCAACAGATTCCGGTCACATTAAGAAAGCACTCTATTCCCAATTTAATGAGTGGCAAGGGGTGCGGTATCAGCGTGGCGGAATGAGTCAGCGCGGAATCGATTGTTCAGGTTTCGTGCATCTGACATTCAAATCAAAACTTGGAATGCATCTGCCTAGAACAACCAGAATGCAGATGATGGTTGGGAAAGAAATCAGGAAAAACGATTTAAGAGCGGGTGATCTGATATTTTTCAAAACGGGTCCGAGTTCAAATCATGTTGGAATCTATTTGGAAAAAAATAAATTTCTGCATGCCTCCGAAAAGAAAGGTGTCACAATATCCCGGTTGGACCATGTTTACTGGCAATCCAACTACTGGAAATCGGTTCGCATATAA